Proteins found in one Amycolatopsis aidingensis genomic segment:
- the priA gene encoding bifunctional 1-(5-phosphoribosyl)-5-((5-phosphoribosylamino)methylideneamino)imidazole-4-carboxamide isomerase/phosphoribosylanthranilate isomerase PriA, with product MTFTLLPAVDVADGQAVRLVQGEAGTETTYGAPLEAALAWQRDGAEWVHLVDLDAAFGRGSNRELLAEVVGKLDVQVELSGGIRDDDSLAAALATGARRVNLGTAALEDPEWSAKVVATHGDRVAIGLDVRITEAGHRLAARGWTRDGGDLWEVLDRLDADGAQRYVVTDVSKDGTLGGPNLDLLREVTARTDAAVIASGGVSSVDDLRALATLARDGVEGAIVGKALYAGAFTLPEALAAVAEA from the coding sequence GTGACGTTCACCCTCCTTCCAGCCGTCGACGTGGCCGACGGCCAGGCCGTCCGCCTCGTCCAGGGCGAGGCCGGCACCGAGACCACCTACGGCGCGCCGCTGGAGGCCGCGCTCGCCTGGCAGCGGGACGGCGCGGAGTGGGTCCATCTGGTCGACCTGGACGCCGCCTTCGGCCGCGGCAGCAACCGCGAGCTGCTGGCCGAGGTGGTCGGCAAGCTGGACGTGCAGGTCGAGCTGTCCGGCGGTATCCGGGACGACGACTCGCTGGCCGCCGCGCTGGCCACCGGCGCCCGCAGGGTGAACCTGGGTACCGCGGCGCTGGAGGACCCGGAGTGGAGCGCCAAGGTCGTGGCCACGCATGGCGACCGGGTGGCGATCGGGCTGGACGTGCGGATCACCGAGGCGGGCCACCGGCTCGCCGCCCGCGGCTGGACCAGGGACGGCGGGGACCTGTGGGAGGTGCTGGACCGGCTGGATGCCGACGGGGCACAGCGGTACGTGGTGACCGATGTGAGCAAGGACGGCACCCTGGGTGGCCCGAACCTGGACCTGCTGCGCGAGGTCACCGCACGCACCGACGCCGCCGTGATCGCCTCCGGCGGGGTATCCAGTGTGGACGATCTGCGCGCGCTGGCCACCCTTGCTAGGGACGGGGTGGAGGGTGCCATCGTGGGCAAAGCCCTCTACGCGGGCGCCTTCACCCTGCCCGAGGCCCTCGCCGCGGTCGCTGAGGCCTGA
- a CDS encoding PPOX class F420-dependent oxidoreductase → MGAELDRLAAEKYLVLTTFRKNGAAVPTPVWAARDGDELVVWSARKAGKVKRIRNSGRVEVTACDARGKRTHGKTVPGTARLLDEEGSQRARDTIKRKYGLVGHVSMFFSELRGKDRTIGIAVALAE, encoded by the coding sequence ATGGGAGCAGAACTCGATCGGCTGGCTGCCGAAAAGTACCTGGTGCTCACGACGTTCCGGAAGAACGGGGCCGCGGTACCCACCCCGGTGTGGGCCGCGAGGGACGGGGACGAACTGGTGGTGTGGAGCGCGCGCAAGGCAGGCAAGGTCAAGCGCATCCGTAACAGCGGCAGGGTGGAGGTGACCGCCTGCGACGCGCGGGGCAAGCGCACGCACGGCAAGACCGTGCCCGGCACCGCGCGGCTGCTGGACGAGGAGGGCAGCCAGCGGGCGCGGGACACCATCAAGCGCAAGTACGGCCTGGTGGGGCACGTGAGCATGTTCTTCAGCGAGCTGCGCGGCAAGGACCGCACGATCGGCATCGCCGTGGCACTGGCGGAGTGA